A window from Pseudomonas kribbensis encodes these proteins:
- the hisD gene encoding histidinol dehydrogenase produces the protein MTAPTAIRRLNAADPDFAHHLDHLLSWESVSDDSVNQRVLDIIKAVRERGDAALVEFTQKFDGLEVASMADLILPRERLELALTRITAPQREALEKAAARVRSYHEKQKQDSWSYTEADGTVLGQKVTPLDRAGLYVPGGKASYPSSVLMNAIPAKVAGVTEVVMVVPTPRGEVNELVLAAACIAGVDRVFTIGGAQAVAALAYGTESVPQVDKVVGPGNIYVATAKRHVFGQVGIDMIAGPSEILVVCDGQTDPDWIAMDLFSQAEHDEDAQAILVSPDAEFLDKVAASIDKLLPTMDRATIIETSINGRGALIHVRDMAQAIEVANRIAPEHLELSVADPQAWLPQIRHAGAIFMGRHTSEALGDYCAGPNHVLPTSGTARFSSPLGVYDFQKRSSIIFCSEAGASELGKTASILARGESLSAHARSAEYRIKDEVKGN, from the coding sequence ATGACCGCACCGACTGCAATTCGCCGACTCAACGCTGCTGACCCGGATTTCGCGCATCATCTGGATCATCTGCTGAGCTGGGAAAGTGTGTCTGACGACTCGGTCAATCAGCGGGTGCTGGACATCATCAAGGCTGTGCGCGAGCGCGGTGATGCGGCGCTGGTCGAATTCACCCAGAAGTTCGACGGCCTTGAAGTCGCCTCCATGGCAGACCTGATCCTGCCGCGCGAGCGTCTGGAGCTGGCCCTGACCCGCATCACCGCTCCGCAACGCGAAGCGCTGGAAAAAGCCGCCGCCCGCGTTCGCAGCTATCACGAAAAACAGAAGCAGGACTCCTGGAGCTACACTGAAGCCGACGGCACGGTGCTGGGCCAGAAAGTCACGCCGCTGGACCGCGCCGGCCTGTACGTGCCGGGCGGCAAGGCGTCGTACCCGTCGTCGGTCTTGATGAACGCGATTCCGGCCAAAGTTGCCGGCGTCACCGAAGTGGTGATGGTGGTGCCGACCCCGCGTGGCGAGGTCAACGAACTGGTACTGGCGGCGGCGTGCATCGCCGGCGTTGACCGGGTGTTCACCATTGGCGGCGCCCAGGCCGTTGCCGCACTGGCCTACGGTACTGAAAGCGTGCCGCAAGTGGACAAGGTCGTCGGCCCGGGCAACATCTATGTGGCGACTGCCAAGCGTCACGTGTTCGGTCAGGTCGGCATCGACATGATCGCCGGTCCGTCGGAAATCCTCGTGGTGTGCGACGGCCAGACCGATCCGGACTGGATCGCCATGGACCTGTTCTCCCAGGCCGAGCACGACGAAGACGCCCAGGCGATTCTGGTCAGCCCGGACGCCGAATTCCTCGACAAGGTCGCCGCGAGCATCGACAAACTGCTGCCGACCATGGATCGCGCCACCATCATCGAAACCTCGATCAATGGCCGTGGCGCCCTGATTCACGTGCGTGACATGGCTCAGGCCATCGAAGTCGCCAACCGCATTGCGCCGGAACACCTTGAGCTGTCGGTCGCCGATCCGCAGGCCTGGCTGCCGCAGATTCGCCACGCCGGCGCGATCTTCATGGGCCGCCACACATCCGAAGCGCTAGGCGACTACTGCGCAGGTCCGAACCACGTGTTGCCGACTTCCGGCACTGCGCGTTTCTCCTCGCCACTGGGCGTGTACGACTTCCAGAAACGTTCGTCGATCATCTTCTGCTCCGAGGCCGGTGCTTCCGAACTGGGCAAGACCGCCTCGATCCTGGCTCGTGGC
- the hisG gene encoding ATP phosphoribosyltransferase — MLTIALSKGRILDDTLPLLAEAGIVPTENPDKSRKLIIPTTQEDVRLLIVRATDVPTYVEHGAADLGVAGKDVLMEYTGQGLYEPLDLQIAQCKLMTAGKVGAVEPKGRLRVATKFVNVAKRYYAEQGRQVDIIKLYGSMELAPLIGLADKIIDVVDTGNTLRANGLEPQELIATISSRLVVNKASMKMQHARIQALIDTLRKAVESRHRG, encoded by the coding sequence ATGTTGACCATCGCACTGTCCAAGGGCCGCATCCTTGACGACACCCTGCCGCTTCTCGCCGAAGCGGGCATCGTGCCGACCGAGAATCCGGACAAAAGCCGCAAGCTGATCATTCCCACGACCCAGGAAGACGTTCGCCTGTTGATCGTGCGCGCCACCGACGTGCCGACCTATGTCGAGCATGGCGCGGCCGACCTCGGCGTTGCCGGTAAAGACGTGCTGATGGAATACACGGGTCAAGGCCTGTACGAGCCGCTGGACCTGCAGATTGCCCAGTGCAAGCTGATGACCGCCGGCAAGGTCGGTGCCGTCGAGCCCAAGGGCCGCCTGCGCGTCGCCACCAAGTTCGTCAACGTCGCCAAGCGTTACTACGCCGAGCAGGGCCGTCAGGTCGACATCATCAAGCTGTATGGCTCGATGGAACTGGCGCCACTGATCGGTCTGGCCGACAAGATCATCGACGTGGTCGACACCGGCAACACCCTGCGTGCCAACGGTCTCGAACCCCAGGAACTGATCGCCACGATCAGCTCGCGTCTGGTGGTCAATAAAGCTTCGATGAAAATGCAACACGCCCGAATCCAGGCGTTGATCGACACACTGCGCAAGGCAGTGGAGTCTCGACACCGCGGCTGA